In Candidatus Parvarchaeota archaeon, a genomic segment contains:
- a CDS encoding tRNA uridine(34) 5-carboxymethylaminomethyl modification radical SAM/GNAT enzyme Elp3 produces MRQPTLFIFVDFGNFPMPYNDKPDSESSFKQAGRFALFKLSEKQKASLINNSADFPISADKNRKKAAREASLELKNDPSLKKYNGRLELLKARFSEKNKIKGMIKNSEILAAFSRQFRNSAKFVPLINILKVRPARTISGVSPIAIMTNSKCPHGRCTYCPAGEGTANSYTGFEPAAMRGRQSGYDSYKQVISRLGQYEHLGHVTDKCELIIMGGTFNAQPRAYQENFMKRAFDAFNGSESENLKAALLKNENAKNRVIGVTFETKPDWAKSRQDIDWLLAMGATRVELGVQVLSDEIYKKVNRGHTLSDVVEATANLKNSCLKVGYHMMPGLYQTPQEDIATFKQLFEDERFRPDMLKIYPTLVLKGTKIYDEYIKGKYAPYDTNTAAQVLAKIQRGLPPYVRVMRVQRDIPANLIEAGVKNSNVRQIAEELMKKRGWACRCIRCREIGVANLSDGIKSDLERLKLVRLEYMASGGKEIFLSYEDKKSDTLAGFIRLRLPSAQGIKANPRLQIREKTALIRELHVYGQEMAIGSGSKTRSSAQHIGLGKKLLQEAEKIASEEFDKNNMVIISGIGAREYYYKQGYKPDGPYVSRQLRA; encoded by the coding sequence ATGCGCCAGCCCACCCTGTTTATATTTGTTGATTTTGGAAATTTCCCCATGCCATATAATGACAAGCCAGATTCAGAATCGAGCTTCAAGCAAGCGGGCCGCTTTGCCCTGTTCAAACTTAGCGAAAAGCAGAAAGCCAGCCTCATCAACAATTCTGCGGACTTTCCAATCAGTGCAGATAAAAACAGGAAAAAGGCGGCAAGGGAGGCTTCCCTTGAACTAAAAAATGACCCAAGCCTCAAGAAATACAATGGCAGGCTTGAGCTTCTTAAAGCCAGGTTTTCCGAAAAGAACAAGATAAAAGGCATGATAAAAAACTCGGAAATTTTGGCCGCCTTTTCCCGACAGTTTCGCAATTCAGCCAAATTCGTCCCCCTGATAAATATTCTCAAGGTCCGCCCAGCCCGCACGATTTCCGGAGTCAGCCCAATTGCCATAATGACAAATTCCAAATGCCCTCATGGCAGATGCACCTACTGCCCCGCAGGTGAGGGCACTGCCAACTCCTACACTGGCTTTGAGCCTGCGGCAATGAGGGGGCGGCAGTCAGGCTACGACTCATACAAGCAGGTCATCTCACGACTTGGGCAATATGAACACCTGGGGCACGTGACAGACAAGTGCGAGCTAATCATCATGGGCGGCACCTTCAATGCACAACCGCGCGCTTACCAGGAAAACTTCATGAAGCGTGCGTTTGATGCATTCAACGGCAGCGAGTCGGAAAACTTGAAAGCCGCTTTATTGAAAAATGAAAACGCAAAAAACCGCGTAATCGGTGTGACTTTTGAGACAAAGCCCGACTGGGCAAAGTCGCGCCAGGATATTGATTGGCTGCTTGCAATGGGCGCAACTCGCGTGGAGCTTGGCGTGCAAGTGCTTTCTGATGAAATCTACAAAAAGGTAAATCGAGGTCATACACTTTCTGATGTGGTTGAGGCAACGGCAAACCTGAAAAACTCCTGCCTCAAAGTTGGCTACCACATGATGCCTGGGCTTTACCAAACACCGCAAGAAGACATAGCAACCTTCAAGCAGCTTTTTGAAGACGAGCGCTTTAGGCCCGACATGCTAAAAATCTATCCGACCCTTGTCCTCAAGGGAACGAAAATTTATGACGAATACATTAAGGGAAAATATGCGCCATACGACACAAACACCGCAGCGCAAGTCCTTGCAAAAATCCAGCGCGGCTTGCCCCCTTATGTGCGTGTCATGCGCGTCCAGCGCGACATTCCGGCAAACCTGATTGAGGCCGGGGTGAAAAACAGCAATGTGCGCCAAATCGCAGAGGAGCTGATGAAAAAGCGCGGATGGGCTTGCAGGTGCATCAGGTGCAGGGAAATAGGGGTTGCAAACCTATCTGATGGAATAAAATCCGATCTGGAGCGACTTAAGCTAGTCAGGCTGGAGTATATGGCTTCAGGCGGAAAAGAAATTTTTCTTTCATATGAAGACAAAAAATCCGATACACTTGCGGGCTTTATCCGCCTTCGACTACCTTCAGCTCAAGGCATCAAGGCAAATCCGAGGCTTCAGATAAGAGAAAAAACAGCGCTTATCCGTGAGCTTCATGTATATGGCCAGGAAATGGCAATAGGTTCAGGCTCCAAAACCCGTTCCAGTGCGCAACACATCGGGCTTGGCAAAAAACTCCTTCAAGAGGCTGAAAAAATTGCAAGTGAGGAGTTTGACAAGAACAACATGGTAATAATTTCTGGAATAGGGGCGCGCGAGTATTATTACAAGCAAGGGTACAAGCCAGACGGGCCGTATGTTTCACGGCAACTTAGGGCCTGA
- the gatD gene encoding Glu-tRNA(Gln) amidotransferase subunit GatD, translated as MYSLKLESLFNANGIKIGDLIRVAKQGAIYEGILLPHAQIGDKNCAVVKLKSGYNVGIEITEDAKIELIRQGQGGVIAASLEETSAQPSVQESFISILGCGGTIASRIEYMTGAVFPSFSPSQIVGAFPELSKVSAIRSKKLFSLLSEDITVSHWQQIAGEVEAQINDGTNGIVLMHGTDVIGYTAAALSFMVQKPPVPVVLAGAQRSSDRGSSDNKMNLLCASHLAKSDIAHVGVCMHGTSNDNYCLFHSGTNVRKMHTSSRDAFKSVNRPPLAKISYPDCTITQIREEGEVQTRSQNQGNTKFALEMNPNVALVYSHPGIKPEFFEGLSSYDGVVIAGTGMGHVPTNSFNDPSCTSVVPAIRGLVDSGVVVAMAPQTVYGRLSMNVYTAGRLLLEAGVIGNNCDWLAETALVKLMWALGQTKNPKDAKELMLTNISGELSQRSRIDETHNASETD; from the coding sequence ATGTATTCTCTGAAGCTTGAAAGCCTGTTCAACGCAAACGGGATTAAAATCGGCGACTTGATACGTGTGGCAAAGCAGGGCGCCATTTACGAGGGAATCCTGCTTCCACATGCGCAAATCGGCGACAAAAACTGCGCTGTTGTAAAGCTCAAATCAGGCTACAATGTAGGCATAGAAATAACCGAAGATGCAAAAATCGAGCTTATCAGGCAAGGGCAGGGGGGAGTAATTGCTGCATCGTTAGAGGAGACTTCGGCGCAGCCAAGTGTGCAGGAAAGCTTCATTTCCATCCTTGGCTGCGGGGGCACCATAGCATCAAGGATTGAATACATGACTGGAGCAGTGTTCCCTTCCTTTTCCCCAAGCCAGATAGTTGGCGCTTTTCCGGAGCTAAGCAAGGTCAGCGCAATTCGCTCCAAAAAGCTCTTTTCGCTTCTCTCCGAGGACATCACTGTTTCGCACTGGCAGCAAATTGCAGGCGAGGTCGAGGCACAGATAAATGATGGTACAAATGGCATAGTCCTGATGCACGGGACAGATGTTATTGGCTACACTGCAGCGGCCTTGAGCTTCATGGTCCAAAAGCCGCCAGTTCCGGTGGTGCTTGCAGGCGCACAGCGCTCTTCAGACAGGGGCTCCTCTGACAACAAAATGAATCTTCTCTGCGCAAGCCATCTTGCAAAATCCGACATTGCCCACGTTGGAGTCTGCATGCACGGGACAAGCAATGACAACTATTGCCTGTTCCACTCGGGCACAAATGTCAGGAAAATGCACACATCCAGCCGCGATGCCTTCAAGTCAGTCAACCGCCCCCCGCTTGCAAAAATCAGCTATCCTGACTGCACTATAACGCAAATTAGGGAAGAAGGCGAAGTGCAGACAAGGAGCCAAAACCAGGGCAACACCAAATTTGCCCTTGAGATGAACCCAAATGTCGCACTTGTCTACTCGCACCCCGGCATAAAGCCCGAATTTTTTGAAGGCCTTTCATCTTACGATGGGGTCGTGATTGCTGGAACCGGCATGGGCCATGTCCCGACCAATTCATTCAATGACCCTTCCTGCACATCTGTGGTGCCTGCGATACGCGGGCTTGTGGATTCAGGAGTAGTCGTTGCAATGGCCCCGCAAACAGTTTACGGAAGGCTCAGCATGAACGTGTATACTGCAGGCAGGCTATTGCTTGAGGCTGGCGTTATTGGAAACAACTGCGACTGGCTTGCGGAAACCGCGCTTGTAAAGCTAATGTGGGCATTGGGGCAGACAAAAAACCCCAAAGACGCAAAGGAGCTGATGCTTACAAACATATCAGGCGAGCTGTCCCAAAGGTCAAGAATTGATGAAACTCATAATGCCAGTGAAACTGATTAG